A part of Amycolatopsis lurida genomic DNA contains:
- a CDS encoding GNAT family N-acetyltransferase, producing MNSHAIAAGHAERLATVDALLPEMPALEPVEGSVSLSATAGDSAAAGLSVRTEAGPDSVDSPWRALVEHRLEARLTGPRPEAALDALLTRWDEHLKTVAPPGDVETAATVVRPSRDSPGSAELLRRGFAPVLVIAVRPADRLAVTGPPATPGVHIRPAVADDLETAVGLELELQRYDAQFGSVTLREGAEETITAELSKHVGRENPTLWIAELYGRPLGMVRVQFPGETGWIGGRVAADRVGYLSSLAVAEPARSSGVGTALAAHAHQVFDECGTEAVLLHHALANPRSTPFWYAQGYRPLWTYWQRRPAVP from the coding sequence ATGAATAGCCACGCCATCGCCGCCGGGCATGCCGAGCGGCTCGCCACCGTGGACGCCCTGCTCCCCGAAATGCCTGCACTGGAGCCTGTCGAGGGCTCCGTGTCACTCTCCGCGACGGCAGGCGACTCGGCCGCCGCCGGATTGTCGGTACGGACCGAGGCGGGTCCCGATTCTGTTGACTCTCCGTGGCGGGCGCTCGTCGAACATCGCCTCGAAGCGCGACTCACCGGACCACGCCCGGAAGCGGCCCTTGACGCATTACTCACCCGATGGGATGAACATCTGAAGACCGTGGCCCCACCTGGGGATGTCGAGACCGCGGCGACCGTGGTGCGGCCCAGCCGGGACTCCCCCGGCTCGGCCGAACTGCTGCGCCGCGGCTTCGCGCCGGTGCTGGTGATCGCGGTCCGCCCGGCCGACCGGCTCGCCGTGACGGGACCGCCCGCCACTCCCGGAGTGCACATCCGGCCCGCCGTGGCGGATGATCTCGAAACCGCCGTCGGACTCGAACTGGAATTGCAGCGTTATGACGCGCAGTTCGGTTCTGTCACTTTGCGCGAAGGCGCGGAGGAAACGATCACGGCGGAGCTGTCGAAACACGTCGGCCGCGAAAATCCGACGTTGTGGATCGCCGAACTGTACGGCCGCCCGCTGGGCATGGTCCGGGTGCAGTTCCCCGGCGAGACGGGGTGGATCGGCGGCCGGGTGGCGGCCGACCGCGTCGGCTATCTGTCGTCGCTGGCGGTCGCCGAACCGGCGCGATCGAGCGGAGTGGGGACGGCGCTCGCCGCGCACGCGCACCAGGTCTTCGACGAATGCGGCACCGAAGCCGTGCTGCTGCACCACGCGTTGGCGAACCCGCGCTCGACGCCGTTCTGGTACGCGCAGGGCTACCGGCCGCTCTGGACGTACTGGCAGCGCCGACCCGCGGTGCCCTGA
- a CDS encoding SAM-dependent methyltransferase: MKRDDDAAPVAPTGVDTEKPSAARIYDWFLGGTHNWAVDREFARALEKQWRWVKPGARHNREFMNRVVRAALNAGIRQFIDLGSGVPTAGNVHEIVQEELEPGDTAKVVYVDYEPVAVAHAELILERHEATDWAGIIQADMRRPKDVLRHPETLRLIDFDQPVCLMMMAVLHFAGPHDDPPALVATYRNALAPGSWLGLSHMSFGGQTGQDADGLHWMVEQYRKTSNPVWMRDREEIEPLFGDWPLLEPGVVHLPDWRPVRELRRDEEGARPFAWCGVAVHP; the protein is encoded by the coding sequence GTGAAGAGGGACGATGACGCGGCCCCGGTGGCGCCGACCGGGGTCGACACCGAAAAGCCTTCCGCGGCGAGGATCTACGACTGGTTCCTCGGCGGGACCCACAACTGGGCGGTCGACCGCGAGTTCGCCCGTGCGCTGGAAAAGCAGTGGCGGTGGGTCAAACCCGGCGCGCGGCACAACCGCGAGTTCATGAACCGGGTCGTGCGCGCGGCCTTGAACGCCGGGATCCGGCAGTTCATCGATCTGGGCTCCGGTGTCCCGACCGCCGGGAACGTGCACGAGATCGTCCAGGAGGAACTGGAGCCGGGCGATACGGCGAAGGTCGTGTACGTCGACTACGAGCCAGTGGCGGTGGCGCACGCGGAGCTGATCCTCGAACGGCACGAGGCGACCGACTGGGCCGGGATCATCCAGGCGGACATGCGGCGGCCGAAGGACGTCCTGCGGCATCCGGAGACGCTGCGGCTGATCGATTTCGACCAGCCGGTGTGCCTGATGATGATGGCCGTCCTGCATTTCGCCGGGCCGCACGACGATCCGCCCGCGCTCGTCGCGACCTATCGGAACGCGCTGGCGCCCGGCAGCTGGCTGGGGCTGTCGCATATGAGCTTCGGCGGCCAGACGGGCCAGGACGCCGACGGGCTCCACTGGATGGTCGAGCAGTACCGGAAGACGAGCAACCCGGTGTGGATGCGGGACCGCGAAGAGATCGAGCCGCTCTTCGGGGACTGGCCGCTGCTGGAGCCCGGCGTCGTCCACCTACCCGACTGGCGGCCGGTGCGGGAGCTGCGGCGGGACGAGGAAGGTGCCCGGCCGTTCGCTTGGTGCGGGGTCGCCGTCCACCCCTGA
- the lon gene encoding endopeptidase La, whose amino-acid sequence MTDNRLLPVLPLDDDVVLPGMIVPLDLADTETRAAVESAQATTPAQASFPGIRSSAATKAEVLIVPRVHGEYAGLGTIATVERIGRVPGGKTAVLLRGTRRAVVGHIADGPGAARWVHAEVAAETTDDNSAKLASEYKSVVIAILQQRGGWQMIDAVQEVEEPSALADLAGNSSYLKTEQKLELLTTLDVSTRLEKALEWSREQLAELEVTDTIRKDVQEGMEKQQKEFLLRRQLEAIRKELGELDGTANDDDYRARVEAAELPEAVKKAALSEVDKLERTSDQSPEGGWIRTWLDTVLELPWNERTTDVHDIAAARDILDADHAGLDDVKERIIEYLAVRKRRAESGLGPVGGRRSGAVLALAGPPGVGKTSLGESVAKAMGRKFVRVALGGIRDEAEIRGHRRTYVGALPGRIVRAIKEAGSMNPVVLLDEIDKVGADYRGDPTAALLEVLDPEQNHTFRDHYLEVELDLSDVVFLATANALETIPGPLLDRMELVTLDGYTEHEKVTIARDHLLPRELERAGLGKDDVTLTDGAFSRIAAEYTREAGVRNANRTIAKVLRKVATKVALDEVELPLTIDADGLETYLGRPRHLPESSLPASTQRTSTPGVATGLAVTGAGGDVLYIEASLADPESGSTGLSLTGQLGDVMKESVQIALSYLRSRGAELELPVGDLKDRGIHVHVPAGAVPKDGPSAGITMTTALASLLSGRVVKSDVAMTGEVSLTGRVLPIGGVKQKLLAAHRAGMKTVIIPQRNEPDLDDVPAEVLAQLDVHAVANVRDVLDIALAPATAPVAQAA is encoded by the coding sequence ATGACCGACAACCGCCTCCTGCCCGTCCTCCCGCTCGATGACGACGTCGTGCTGCCGGGCATGATCGTCCCGCTCGACCTCGCCGACACGGAGACGCGCGCCGCGGTGGAGTCCGCCCAGGCCACCACGCCTGCCCAGGCTTCCTTCCCGGGGATCCGGTCCAGCGCCGCCACGAAGGCCGAAGTGCTGATCGTCCCCCGCGTCCACGGCGAGTACGCCGGACTCGGCACCATCGCGACCGTCGAGCGCATCGGGCGTGTGCCCGGCGGCAAGACCGCGGTACTGCTGCGCGGCACCCGCCGCGCCGTCGTCGGCCACATCGCCGACGGTCCCGGCGCCGCCCGCTGGGTGCACGCCGAGGTCGCCGCCGAGACCACCGACGACAACTCCGCGAAGCTCGCGTCCGAGTACAAGTCCGTCGTCATCGCGATCCTGCAGCAGCGCGGCGGCTGGCAGATGATCGACGCCGTCCAGGAGGTCGAGGAGCCATCCGCGCTCGCCGACCTGGCGGGCAACTCGTCCTACCTGAAGACCGAGCAGAAGCTCGAACTGCTGACCACGCTCGACGTCTCCACGCGGCTGGAGAAGGCGCTCGAATGGAGCCGCGAGCAGCTGGCCGAGCTCGAGGTCACCGACACCATCCGCAAGGACGTCCAGGAGGGCATGGAGAAGCAGCAGAAGGAGTTCCTGCTGCGCCGCCAGCTCGAAGCCATCCGCAAGGAGCTGGGCGAACTCGACGGGACCGCGAACGACGACGACTACCGCGCCCGCGTCGAGGCCGCCGAACTGCCGGAAGCGGTCAAGAAGGCCGCACTGTCCGAAGTGGACAAACTGGAGCGGACCTCCGACCAGTCCCCGGAGGGCGGCTGGATCCGCACGTGGCTGGACACCGTCCTCGAACTGCCGTGGAACGAGCGCACCACCGACGTCCACGACATCGCGGCCGCGCGCGACATCCTCGACGCCGACCACGCCGGTCTCGACGACGTGAAGGAACGCATCATCGAGTACCTGGCCGTGCGCAAGCGTCGCGCGGAGTCGGGGCTCGGCCCGGTCGGCGGCCGTCGTTCGGGGGCGGTGCTGGCGCTCGCCGGCCCTCCCGGGGTCGGCAAGACGTCGCTCGGCGAGTCCGTGGCGAAGGCGATGGGCCGCAAGTTCGTCCGGGTCGCGCTCGGTGGCATCCGCGACGAGGCCGAGATCCGCGGTCACCGCCGCACCTACGTCGGCGCGCTGCCCGGCCGGATCGTCCGCGCCATCAAGGAAGCCGGGTCGATGAACCCGGTCGTGCTGCTCGACGAGATCGACAAGGTCGGCGCCGACTACCGCGGCGACCCGACGGCCGCGCTGCTGGAGGTGCTGGACCCGGAGCAGAACCACACCTTCCGCGACCACTACCTCGAGGTCGAGCTGGACCTGTCCGACGTCGTGTTCCTGGCGACGGCGAACGCGCTCGAGACCATCCCCGGCCCGCTGCTGGACCGGATGGAGCTGGTCACCCTCGACGGCTACACCGAGCACGAGAAGGTCACCATCGCCCGCGACCACCTGCTCCCCCGCGAGCTGGAGCGTGCCGGTCTCGGCAAGGACGACGTCACGCTGACCGACGGCGCGTTCAGCCGCATCGCCGCCGAGTACACGCGGGAAGCCGGGGTGCGCAACGCGAACCGGACCATCGCGAAGGTGCTGCGGAAGGTGGCGACCAAGGTCGCACTGGACGAGGTCGAGCTGCCGCTGACGATCGACGCCGACGGCCTCGAGACCTACCTCGGCCGCCCGCGGCACCTGCCTGAATCCTCACTGCCCGCGTCGACGCAGCGCACGTCGACCCCTGGTGTGGCGACCGGCCTGGCCGTGACCGGCGCCGGCGGTGACGTCCTCTACATCGAGGCGTCGCTGGCGGATCCGGAGTCGGGCTCGACCGGGCTGTCGCTGACCGGCCAGCTGGGTGACGTGATGAAGGAGTCGGTGCAGATCGCGTTGTCGTACCTGCGCTCGCGCGGCGCCGAGCTGGAACTGCCGGTCGGCGATCTGAAGGACCGCGGCATCCACGTGCACGTCCCGGCGGGCGCGGTGCCCAAGGACGGGCCGAGCGCCGGAATCACGATGACGACCGCGCTGGCGTCCCTGCTTTCCGGCCGGGTCGTGAAGTCGGACGTCGCGATGACCGGTGAGGTGTCGCTGACCGGGCGCGTGCTGCCGATCGGCGGGGTCAAGCAGAAGCTGCTCGCCGCGCACCGGGCGGGGATGAAGACGGTGATCATCCCGCAGCGCAACGAACCCGATCTGGACGACGTGCCTGCCGAAGTGCTGGCGCAGCTGGACGTCCACGCCGTGGCGAACGTCCGCGACGTCCTGGACATCGCGCTGGCCCCGGCGACGGCTCCGGTCGCCCAGGCGGCGTAA
- a CDS encoding helix-turn-helix domain-containing protein — protein sequence MNTESEFMARLRELRDRSGLSIRALAAATGWSRSTLADLLARNTLPGNENQMRALLRALLRSVPGEPGIDEYLAEWRHLIGRRHHRNGGCAPIDRILLALAVAEQRGGADAPGLRKAREIVLNEGSLRKFSSRGEYAANSPGSPVPPVLSDPLLPAPPHQRMSRRHE from the coding sequence GTGAACACCGAATCGGAGTTCATGGCGCGGCTGCGTGAACTTCGCGACCGAAGCGGCCTCAGCATCCGCGCGCTGGCCGCCGCGACCGGTTGGTCCCGCAGCACCTTGGCCGACCTGCTGGCCCGGAACACCTTGCCCGGCAATGAAAACCAGATGAGGGCCCTGCTGCGCGCGCTGCTCCGGTCGGTTCCCGGAGAGCCGGGGATCGACGAGTATCTCGCGGAGTGGCGTCACCTGATCGGACGTCGCCACCACCGCAATGGCGGATGCGCGCCGATCGATCGGATACTGCTCGCTTTGGCCGTCGCGGAACAGCGCGGCGGGGCCGACGCGCCGGGGCTCCGCAAAGCCCGGGAAATCGTGCTGAACGAGGGTTCCCTACGAAAGTTCTCTTCTCGCGGTGAATACGCCGCGAATTCACCTGGAAGTCCCGTTCCGCCCGTACTCTCCGACCCGCTCCTTCCCGCACCACCACATCAGCGGATGTCTCGGAGGCATGAGTGA
- a CDS encoding alkaline phosphatase PhoX translates to MKRRNFLRAAVVGAGVTAFGNRLSGAALAAPAQNGPSPYGALQAADANGIQLPAGFTSRVIARSGQQVANTGYTWHSAPDGGAVFADGSGWIYVSNSEITPGGGASAIKFDASGNITGAHRILSNTRQNCAGGKTPWNTWLSCEEIDLGFVYECQPNGPATAAVQRPAMGKFKHEAAAADPVRKVVYLTEDTSDGCFYRFVPTTWGNLSAGTLQVLKAGTGTSGSFTWANVPDPDGSPTATRNQVSGAKRFSGGEGLHYANDTAWFTTKGDNRVWQLNLTNNTYELAYDDSLVSPGSAPLTGVDNVTGTSSGDLFVAEDGGNMEICIITPNDIVAPFLRINGQSSSEICGPAFTPAGNRLYFSSQRGTSGSSSGGITYEVTGPFRS, encoded by the coding sequence GTGAAGCGACGGAATTTCCTGCGCGCGGCCGTGGTCGGCGCCGGTGTCACGGCGTTCGGAAACAGGCTCTCGGGAGCGGCTCTCGCCGCGCCCGCCCAGAATGGACCCAGCCCGTACGGCGCGCTCCAGGCGGCCGACGCGAACGGGATCCAGCTGCCGGCGGGATTCACCAGCCGCGTCATCGCGCGGTCCGGCCAGCAGGTCGCGAACACCGGGTACACCTGGCACAGCGCCCCGGACGGCGGCGCGGTGTTCGCCGACGGCAGCGGCTGGATCTACGTGTCGAATTCGGAGATCACGCCCGGCGGCGGGGCGAGCGCGATCAAATTCGACGCGAGCGGGAACATCACCGGCGCCCACCGCATCCTCTCGAACACGCGCCAAAACTGCGCGGGCGGCAAGACTCCTTGGAACACCTGGCTTTCCTGCGAGGAGATCGACCTCGGGTTCGTCTACGAGTGCCAGCCGAACGGCCCGGCCACGGCCGCCGTCCAGCGGCCCGCGATGGGGAAGTTCAAGCACGAGGCGGCGGCGGCCGACCCGGTGCGCAAGGTCGTCTACCTGACCGAGGACACCTCGGACGGCTGTTTCTATCGCTTCGTCCCGACGACGTGGGGCAACCTCTCCGCCGGAACACTGCAGGTGCTGAAGGCGGGCACGGGGACCTCGGGCAGCTTCACCTGGGCGAACGTGCCCGACCCTGACGGCTCCCCCACCGCCACCCGCAACCAGGTGTCCGGCGCGAAGCGGTTCAGCGGCGGCGAAGGACTGCACTACGCCAACGACACCGCGTGGTTCACCACCAAAGGTGACAACCGCGTCTGGCAGCTCAACCTCACGAACAACACCTACGAGCTGGCCTACGACGACTCGCTGGTCAGCCCCGGCTCGGCCCCGCTGACCGGCGTCGACAACGTCACCGGCACCTCCTCGGGTGACCTGTTCGTCGCCGAAGACGGCGGCAACATGGAGATCTGCATCATCACGCCGAACGACATCGTGGCGCCGTTCCTGCGGATCAACGGCCAGAGCTCGTCGGAGATCTGCGGCCCCGCGTTCACCCCGGCGGGGAACCGGCTGTACTTCTCGTCGCAACGCGGTACCTCCGGTTCGTCCTCCGGCGGGATCACCTACGAGGTGACCGGCCCCTTCCGTTCCTGA
- a CDS encoding DedA family protein, translating to MNLLLAQTASESMGGLAGWAVSLMDALGGPGAAIIVGLDNLFPPIPSELVLPLAGFSASQGTFTLVEALVWTTFGSVAGAIIVYYLGQLLGRDRTRRWMAKIPLVKTSDFDKTEAWFQKHGTKAVFFGRMVPIFRSLISLPAGIERMPFWRFLALTTLGSLIWNTVFVLAGYGLGESWHLVEKYAGFFQYFVIAAVAVAVTLFVVNRLREKNRTNA from the coding sequence ATGAACCTCCTGCTCGCCCAAACCGCCAGCGAATCGATGGGAGGACTCGCCGGCTGGGCGGTGTCACTGATGGACGCGCTGGGCGGTCCGGGTGCCGCGATCATCGTCGGCCTGGACAACCTGTTCCCGCCGATCCCCAGCGAACTGGTGCTCCCGCTCGCCGGGTTCTCCGCCAGCCAGGGCACGTTCACCCTGGTGGAAGCGCTGGTGTGGACGACGTTCGGCTCGGTCGCGGGCGCGATCATCGTGTACTACCTCGGACAGCTGCTTGGCCGCGACCGCACCCGCCGCTGGATGGCGAAGATCCCGCTGGTGAAGACCTCCGACTTCGACAAGACCGAGGCCTGGTTCCAGAAACACGGCACCAAGGCGGTGTTCTTCGGCAGGATGGTGCCGATCTTCCGCAGCCTCATCTCGCTGCCCGCCGGGATCGAGCGCATGCCGTTCTGGCGGTTTCTGGCCCTGACCACGCTGGGCAGCCTGATCTGGAACACGGTGTTCGTGCTGGCGGGCTACGGCCTCGGGGAAAGCTGGCACCTGGTCGAGAAATACGCCGGGTTCTTCCAGTACTTCGTGATCGCCGCCGTGGCGGTCGCGGTGACCCTCTTCGTGGTGAACCGCCTGCGCGAGAAGAACCGCACCAACGCCTGA